Genomic segment of Candidatus Cloacimonadaceae bacterium:
ATCACAGCCTTCCCAAGCGACGATGTGTTCGCCGCTGTCCCGGTATCCGGTTTCCAGTGCCCTGACCAATTGACCCCTCAGGTTATAGATCTTCAGATTCACATCCGCCTTGCGGGAAAGCTCATAACGGATCACGGCAATGGCGGAAAAAGGATTGGGC
This window contains:
- a CDS encoding T9SS type A sorting domain-containing protein; its protein translation is PNPFSAIAVIRYELSRKADVNLKIYNLRGQLVRALETGYRDSGEHIVAWEGCDEHNRTLASGVYFLRFSVDGKLQKQSKLVLMK